AGCAGGAGAAAGAACGGGCGCTTGTGATTCAGAGTTTCTTCACGCCGGATGGAAAGCTCAAGCAGATTCCAGCGCAGCGCAAGAAAAAGCTGATTGTGTTCGAACATCTGCTGCGGGGGCTGCAGCGCAACCGAAAATACACCGAGCAGGAAATAAACGAGTATATCAAGCAGTTCCACGAGGACTGCGCAACGATTCGGCGGGAATTGATCGCCAACCACTATATGTATCGCGAAAACGGCGTCTACGAACTGAATCCTCCCGAAATGTGGGCGAAAATCGAATCGTGGTATGGTTCCACCCCGGACGGATAAAATAAAAAAGTGGCCCGCCGCCGGCCATAGAAAAACCAGCAATCCCGCCGCAGCAAATGATTGAAGCAACAATCCGGCGGAGAGCGTCCGGCAACAAAAAAATCGCACGCAAAAAGCTTAAAATTTTTCTTTTTAGGTCTTGCAAAGACAAATGGAAACCACTATCATAAGAAGTGTGTTAGCACTCGTTAGAGGTGAGTGCTAACAGGCGGCGGAAAATCCAATATCAATGTAGGAGGGATAGTACATGATTAAGCCGCTCGGTGACCGTGTGGTGATCAAAGCTGTTGAACGCGAAGAGAAAACTGCTAGCGGAATCGTTCTTCCCGATACCGCAAAAGAAAAACCGCAAGAAGGCGAAGTGATCGCAGTAGGTCCTGGCCGTTACGAAGACGGCAAGCGGATTGAGCTGGACGTAAAAGTCGGCGACCGCGTCATTTTCTCAAAGTATGCAGGCACCGAAGTTAAGTATGACAATGTCGAATATCTGATCCTGCGCGAAAACGACATTCTGGCTGTGATCGAGAAGTAATCGACTCTGGCTGATTAAGATAGAAAGACTACATATAAGGAGGAGTTTGTCGTGGCTAAAGAGATTAAGTTTCGTGAAGACGCTCGTCGTGCGATGCTGCGCGGCGTTGATGCTCTGGCAGATGCGGTAAAAGTTACGCTCGGTCCGAAAGGCCGCAACGTGGTTTTGGAAAAGAAATTCGGTTCCCCGCTCATCACCAATGACGGCGTAACCATTGCAAAAGAGATCGAACTGGAAGATGCGTTTGAAAATATGGGTGCGCAGCTGGTGAAAGAAGTTGCCACCAAAACGAACGACGTAGCGGGTGACGGTACGACCACGGCTACCGTTCTGGCGCAAGCGCTGATCCGCGAAGGCCTGAAAAACGTAACGGCCGGCGCTAACCCGATGATTCTCCGCAAAGGAATCGAAAAAGCGGTTCGGGCAGCTGTAGAAGAAATCAAGAAAATCTCCAAGCAAGTCGAGGGCCGCGAAAACATCGCACAAGTGGCTGCCATTTCCGCCGGCGACGAAGAGATCGGCGTGCTGATTGCTGACGCGATGGAAAAAGTTGGAAAAGATGGCGTCATCACCGTCGAAGAGTCGAAAGGTTTCACCACCGAACTCGAAGTGGTGGAAGGGATGCAGTTCGACCGCGGTTACATTTCTCCGTACATGGTAACCGACGCTGACAAGATGGAAGCAGTGCTCGACGAGCCGTTTATCCTGATCACCGACAAGAAAGTCAGCAACATTCAAGAGATCCTGCCGGTTCTGGAGCGTGTCGTTCAGTCCGGTCGTCCGCTGTTGCTGATTGCGGAAGACGTGGAAGGCGAGGCGCTGGCAACGTTGGTGGTCAATAAGCTGCGCGGCACCTTCACCGCAGTGGCCGTGAAAGCTCCTGGATTCGGTGACCGGCGGAAAGCGATGCTGCAAGACATTGCGATCCTCACCGGCGGACAAGTGATCTCGGAAGAGCTCGGACTCGAACTGAAGAACACCACGATCGACCAACTGGGCCGCGCCCGTCAGGTTCGCGTGTCTAAGGAGAACACGATCATCGTTGACGGTGCGGGCAACAAGGCGGATATCGACGCACGCATCAATCAGATCAAAGTGCAGTTGGAAGAAACCACTTCCGAATTCGATAAAGAAAAACTGCAAGAGCGCCTGGCGAAATTGGCAGGCGGCGTAGCGGTCATCAAAGTCGGTGCGGCTACCGAAACCGAGCTGAAAGAGAAGAAACTGCGCATCGAAGACGCTCTGAACGCAACCCGTGCTGCAGTCGAAGAAGGGATTGTTTCCGGCGGTGGTACCGCACTGGTGAATGTAATCTCGGCTCTCGACAACGTGCAGGCGGAAGGCGACGAGCTGACGGGTGTCAAGATCGTTCGCAAAGCGCTGGAAGCGCCGGTTCGCCAAATCGCCGAAAATGCGGGTTATGAAGGGGCCGTCATCGTGGAGCGCCTGAAGACCGAGAAACTCGGCATCGGTTTCAATGCGGCTACCGGCGAATGGGTCGACATGATTGCTGCAGGTATCGTGGATCCGGCAAAAGTTACCCGTTCCGCTCTGCAAAACGCAGCATCTGTTGCCGCTATGTTCCTCACCACCGAAGCAGTCGTGGCGGAAAAACCGGAAAAAGAAAAAGCACCCGCAATGCCGGGCGGCGGTATGGACATGATGTAATAAGGACGGCGGACTGCGGTTCGCCGACAAGGCAGAGAATCCCTTGTGCAGCAAGGGGTTCTCCGCTTTTTGGTGTGCAAATCTGTACCTTGAATTTTTGTGGTTTGCAAATCAAATGCAAATCTTTATTTCGGTAAAGCGTTTCGATTGCCGAAAAGTGCGTTTCCGAAATCTTTTGCTACCTGCTCCTGCAGTCCAGGTAAAACGTGAGAATAAGTGTCGAGGGTGATACTGATCTTGGAATGTCCAAGACGTTCGGATACAATTTTGGGATGGACTCCTTGCTGAAGCAATAAACTGGCGTGGGTATGACGAAGATCATGAAAACGAATGTAAGGCAAGTCTGCTTTTTGGATCAGCTTGGTGAAGTGTTCGCGTAAAAGAGACTGTGCGACCACATCACCATTTTTGCGGGCGACCACTAAGTCTTGATCCCTGTAGGCATCTCCCATCAGTTCCTTTTCTCTGTCCTGATCCTTTTTGTGTTTCAACAAATCCCCTATAACTTCATGAGGCAAGGCGATCATTCGCTTCCCGCTGTCGGATTTGGGATCCCCAAATTCGATGGTGCCTCTTACTTGGGTGGTGGTTCGTTGTACGAATAAACGCCCGTTTGGCAGATCGATATCACTCCACCGCAACGCGAGAATCTCACCTTGCCGCATCCCTGTGGTGATGGCCAATAGATACGCAATGTAAAACCGATCGTGACGGGCAACCTCCAGAAATCGTTGAACTTCCTCCAAGGTCCAAACAGAGAATTTTTTCTGCTCCGGCTTTGGAGCTTTTACCATATCCGCAACATTGCGGGGAAGATATTCCCAACTGACGGCTGTTTCCAGTGCGTCGTGGATCATGGTATGAATTTGCGACACATACCGGTTGGATAATGGCTTGTCTCCAGATTGCAATTTCGCATAGAATTCCCGTAAGTGCTGTGGCTTGAGTTTGCCTAACTCAATATGCCCAAGGTGGGGCTTTACATGAAGCCGGATGGTGCGTTCGTAGATTTCGTATGTCCGTAAACGCACACGGCTTTTTTTATCATCGAGCCACTTGTCCAGGAACGCAGCGAAGGTGTCCTTGGATGGTTCGGTGTAAAGACCTGCATGAACCTCCTGGACTTTGGCGGCCAGAAATTTTTCCGCTTCTTTTTTCGTATTGAAGCCGCTGTGCCATTTGTATTTCTTTTTGCCTTTCTCATCGTATCCCAAAAAGAGAACCACGCACCATTTCGATCCACGTTTTCGAATATGTCCTCGCATCCATACATCCCCTCACCAGTCATATTGCTTAAATCCTTCGTGATACACCAGTTGGGCCAGCTCCTGCTTTACAACACCCGTTAGAACGCCGATTACGGCAAAATCGGTCGGTGCCAGTTCAAGCGGAGGGATCTGGTCGCCGGTGACCCGAAGCGTAACTTCCGAGTTGTAGATGTATTCAAGAATCCGGATCGTTACCTCGTCGCCGAAAGTCACCAGGCAGATCTGCGCCTCGGAAGTCGGCCAGCGTTGTTCCCGAAAGATGAGATAGTCTCCCGGATGAATTCCGAAGCCATCCAGACCTTGGTCAGTGATTTGAACGGCATACCGCCTGTTGAAATCAAAAGTGGAGACTCTCAGAAGCGGGTAATCTTCCTTTGGCTCCAGGAGAGTCGTTGTAAGCGAGGGCACTTCTCCCACATAAGGGGTTTCGTAATCTTTTCCCATCTGTTTTACACCTCCGCACGTTTTCGTTGATACACAACCCGCCCTTCGCGAAGGTAGTACTCGATCCGGGGATTCACCGGATGCCGTACGACCTGATCATAGTCCCGTCCGTATTGCGGCAGGGATTCCAGAGCGGCCGCAAACTGCCGTTGGGCGGCTAGCATCTGAAGACGCTGCTCCAAGAGTTTCAGCCGGGCATCCATGAAGTAATCCGGGACGTTGAACGTATCCGCAAAATGGTCAACCAATTGCCCGCGGCTTTCGGCTGTTATCATGTGATCCGCGATCATCGGCGTGGGACACAGCAGATACATGGCGAACCTGTCCGCTTGCCATTCCTGCCTCGCCTTGAGGTCCGCGTTTATCGCTATTTGGTGTCCAACGTGGAGGAAAACGTGACCGAGTTCATGTGCCAGCTCCACCCGCTGTTGCGGTTCTGGCAGCCGGTCGTCCACGATAACGGACCACATGCCGCGCAGCTCATAACTGGCAGACGGATGCGGTTTGTAGTGGATCCAGATGTTCGCTTCCCGGGCCATCCAGTCAAGGTCGATCTCGTCAGGATTGGCAATATGGTGCTTGCGGTAGAAGGCGAGGATCGCGTCCTCAAGCGGAACTGGTTGGTAGGATTCGAGAAGTTCGAGCATGATGATGGCCTCCTTTCAGAACATATGTTTGGTTTTGAGACGGAAAAGAAAAGCCCATGTGGGCTATAGAAAGCTGTTAATTACTTAATGCGTTTGATCTCCCGGATTTCCGTCTCCTGTTCCAGTGAACGAAGCGCCAACGTTTCGAGGATTCTATCCTGCTTCTCTTGACTTTTGGCCAGGGAAGAGACCGCGTCTTTGATGTCGGATACCTTTTCGTTTGTTGCTTTCACAATACTTATGAGCTGAATCAAAATGTCACCTTGCTGCTTTTGTTCGGTTTTTATCGTCTCAACCGTCTGTTCAAGTACATGGATTTTCGTTTCCATTCGATCCATACGGGTCTCAAGACCTTCCAGTTTGGAAAGAACCAAATCCAGTTTGTCGCTCATAAAATCACTCTCCCTGCTTTTGCCCCGGTTTCCGGTTCTTCTCCAGTTCCCAGATCAGCCGCAACCCACGCATCATTTCTTCCTTCTGCTCCTCGGGCGACTTGTGGAAGTCGTAGAAGAACGCGCTCTCCAGGTTTTCCTTGACCCAATTGAGAAATTCGCGTTCTTCGGGAGAGATATCAGGGACTTGTCCCTCTTTTGGTGGTTCGGTGCGGCCTTTGACTAAATAATCAACAGTCACACCAAAGAAGTCGGCAAATTTTTCGATCGTCTCGAGATCAGGTGTTCTGGTACCATTTTCATAACCAGATATGGTTGATTCGGCTAGACCGAACTTTTTCCCGAACTCTTTCATCGTTAAGTTTTTTTGTTTGCGCAATTGTCGCAGCCGTTCACCGAACATAAGAACACCTCTAAGATGATTATACTTTGCAGAATGCAAATTTGGAACTTTTTATAAAAAACTTTGCAAAACGCGTTGACACTTTACATATTGAATAGTAATATTGAGTTACACAATTCATAATGCAAAGAAGGAGGGTGATCTAATGGCTAGTTTGGTGAGACAGGCCAGGTTGGAAGCCGGAATGAGTATTGAAGAAGCGGCGAAAAAACTGGGCATTTCAGCTGGATACCTGTCTCAAATCGAGAAAGGGCAGCGTCAAGTCGGTGCAGAGAGGGCAGAAAAAATCGCCAAGCTATACAAAAAGAAAAAAGAAGAAATTTTTTTGCCAAGTCGCTACGCGATACGAGAAGTTGAAAATGAACATTCAGCTAACACGGCATAGGAGGTGGCAAAAGACATGTCCTTCGAGGAAACCATCCGCCAAATCATACGTGAGGAAATCCGGGCGGCGTTCAAGGAACTTTCTGTTACCAATCACGATACGCGGGACTACTCCCAGTATCCGGCCAGCCTGAAGGTGGAGGACGTAGCCGAGATCATGCGGATCGGCCTCAATAGCGCGTACGAATTGACCCGGCGGCCCGGATTCCCGGCAATTCGAGATGGTTGGAAAATCCGAATTCCACGGGATGCGTTTTTCCGGTGGTATGAGCAGGAAGCGCTGCGTAACACCGGGGAGGCGGCCAGTCGATGAATCCAAACGCAAGGAGGTGAACCTGTGTGACAACTGCTCAGAAGATCTGGTTACTGCCCGAAGATCAGCATAAACGGCTGGTCGAGATCGCGGTCGAGCATAGCCGGCTGGCAGCCGAGTTTGGCCGGAGCGATACACCGGAGCAGCGCAAGGCGGAGATCTGGCAGCGCATCGAAGAACTGCGGCGGGAGCGTGCGGCCATTTTGGGGGAGTGACAGTCGGCCTGCTTTGATACTGGTGTAAGTTCTTGAGGGGGTGATTTTGTGGTACACATCGAGTTTCTTGGTTACGACAACAAACTGATTGCTGTGAGCAGATAGCGTCCGCTGGTGGGGAACCAATCGGCCGCCGGTGGGGAGGTGATGTGGGAGGAAGTTCAGAGGAGCGTTCTAGTGAGGAGTCTTTATGAGGGGCACAGTCCCATCCTACCATCGTGACCCCGCACAATTCAGTCTGTTTATCGTGAGAAATATGCACACGGAGAGGGGGGACACAGGGTGAGAGGAAAAGAAATCGGCACTTTGCTGCGCATGTGCCGGGAACGAAAGGGGATGAGTCAGGAAGAACTCGCGCGGTACCTCAGAAAAGACCGGTCTGCGATCTCCCGCATCGAAAACGGCCATGACATCCCTGACATCGATGAAGTCATCTTGTGGGCTGAGGCCACAGATTCGCGAGAATTCATTGCGTTGATGCTGACCGGCTCGGAAGGCTGGAAGAGGCTCATGCGGTTGGAGATCGTGT
The window above is part of the Effusibacillus pohliae DSM 22757 genome. Proteins encoded here:
- a CDS encoding DUF2087 domain-containing protein, whose protein sequence is MQLDRLVHFHKAVADPMRIRILVLLANGPLHGQALAGKLGVTPPTITHHMTKLREAGLVKERREKNTIYFYLEESTLRRHAQAIVDMVLQEGRKATGGLREQQEKERALVIQSFFTPDGKLKQIPAQRKKKLIVFEHLLRGLQRNRKYTEQEINEYIKQFHEDCATIRRELIANHYMYRENGVYELNPPEMWAKIESWYGSTPDG
- the groES gene encoding co-chaperone GroES, which encodes MIKPLGDRVVIKAVEREEKTASGIVLPDTAKEKPQEGEVIAVGPGRYEDGKRIELDVKVGDRVIFSKYAGTEVKYDNVEYLILRENDILAVIEK
- the groL gene encoding chaperonin GroEL (60 kDa chaperone family; promotes refolding of misfolded polypeptides especially under stressful conditions; forms two stacked rings of heptamers to form a barrel-shaped 14mer; ends can be capped by GroES; misfolded proteins enter the barrel where they are refolded when GroES binds); amino-acid sequence: MAKEIKFREDARRAMLRGVDALADAVKVTLGPKGRNVVLEKKFGSPLITNDGVTIAKEIELEDAFENMGAQLVKEVATKTNDVAGDGTTTATVLAQALIREGLKNVTAGANPMILRKGIEKAVRAAVEEIKKISKQVEGRENIAQVAAISAGDEEIGVLIADAMEKVGKDGVITVEESKGFTTELEVVEGMQFDRGYISPYMVTDADKMEAVLDEPFILITDKKVSNIQEILPVLERVVQSGRPLLLIAEDVEGEALATLVVNKLRGTFTAVAVKAPGFGDRRKAMLQDIAILTGGQVISEELGLELKNTTIDQLGRARQVRVSKENTIIVDGAGNKADIDARINQIKVQLEETTSEFDKEKLQERLAKLAGGVAVIKVGAATETELKEKKLRIEDALNATRAAVEEGIVSGGGTALVNVISALDNVQAEGDELTGVKIVRKALEAPVRQIAENAGYEGAVIVERLKTEKLGIGFNAATGEWVDMIAAGIVDPAKVTRSALQNAASVAAMFLTTEAVVAEKPEKEKAPAMPGGGMDMM
- a CDS encoding site-specific integrase; this encodes MRGHIRKRGSKWCVVLFLGYDEKGKKKYKWHSGFNTKKEAEKFLAAKVQEVHAGLYTEPSKDTFAAFLDKWLDDKKSRVRLRTYEIYERTIRLHVKPHLGHIELGKLKPQHLREFYAKLQSGDKPLSNRYVSQIHTMIHDALETAVSWEYLPRNVADMVKAPKPEQKKFSVWTLEEVQRFLEVARHDRFYIAYLLAITTGMRQGEILALRWSDIDLPNGRLFVQRTTTQVRGTIEFGDPKSDSGKRMIALPHEVIGDLLKHKKDQDREKELMGDAYRDQDLVVARKNGDVVAQSLLREHFTKLIQKADLPYIRFHDLRHTHASLLLQQGVHPKIVSERLGHSKISITLDTYSHVLPGLQEQVAKDFGNALFGNRNALPK
- a CDS encoding LexA family protein; amino-acid sequence: MGKDYETPYVGEVPSLTTTLLEPKEDYPLLRVSTFDFNRRYAVQITDQGLDGFGIHPGDYLIFREQRWPTSEAQICLVTFGDEVTIRILEYIYNSEVTLRVTGDQIPPLELAPTDFAVIGVLTGVVKQELAQLVYHEGFKQYDW
- a CDS encoding ImmA/IrrE family metallo-endopeptidase; translated protein: MLELLESYQPVPLEDAILAFYRKHHIANPDEIDLDWMAREANIWIHYKPHPSASYELRGMWSVIVDDRLPEPQQRVELAHELGHVFLHVGHQIAINADLKARQEWQADRFAMYLLCPTPMIADHMITAESRGQLVDHFADTFNVPDYFMDARLKLLEQRLQMLAAQRQFAAALESLPQYGRDYDQVVRHPVNPRIEYYLREGRVVYQRKRAEV
- a CDS encoding helix-turn-helix domain-containing protein, whose product is MFGERLRQLRKQKNLTMKEFGKKFGLAESTISGYENGTRTPDLETIEKFADFFGVTVDYLVKGRTEPPKEGQVPDISPEEREFLNWVKENLESAFFYDFHKSPEEQKEEMMRGLRLIWELEKNRKPGQKQGE
- a CDS encoding helix-turn-helix domain-containing protein; translated protein: MASLVRQARLEAGMSIEEAAKKLGISAGYLSQIEKGQRQVGAERAEKIAKLYKKKKEEIFLPSRYAIREVENEHSANTA
- a CDS encoding helix-turn-helix domain-containing protein, whose translation is MSFEETIRQIIREEIRAAFKELSVTNHDTRDYSQYPASLKVEDVAEIMRIGLNSAYELTRRPGFPAIRDGWKIRIPRDAFFRWYEQEALRNTGEAASR
- a CDS encoding helix-turn-helix domain-containing protein, with the translated sequence MRGKEIGTLLRMCRERKGMSQEELARYLRKDRSAISRIENGHDIPDIDEVILWAEATDSREFIALMLTGSEGWKRLMRLEIVFKQMSAMLAEIGA